ACAACCGCAAGGAAGAGGCCAGGGAAAAGGGCCTCGAGGAGATGGCGGAGGAAAAATGCTTCAGGCTTCCCCTGGCGGAGCGCAGGAAGAGGGTCTCTTCGCTGCTCAACGGCCTGGGGATACTCTGCGGAGGCGCCAACCAGACGCTTCATTATACGGACGTCACCCCGAAGGTATTTGTCGGGATGGTGACGAGGGGGGGCAACAACCCCCTTCAGTACGTCATAAACGGCGGCCGCGACGGCCTTCCCTGCGTACACGAAGAGGCGCTGAAAGAGATGGCCGACGTATGGAAAGACCATATACTCTCGAAGCTGTACGTGGGATGGGTCCGTGGCTTCCACGACCATGAACGCGAGAAGCTGTCGAAGACGCTCGAAGCGACGGGGATAGAGACGGTGACGGGACATCCCCTTCCCGTACTCGCCCGCCTCGCAGATGATATCCGGGACGAATGGTTCGCCTGAGGTGGTGTGATGAAAGTCCTGAAGGTGGAGCTTGAAGGGCTGACGGCCTCTTTCAGGTATCCCCACTTCCTCGTGGGCAGGCAGCCCACCTACATCATGCCGCCGCCGGCCACGATCTACGGCCACATATGCAGCGCCTGTGGAGAATTCGTCGATCCCGGCCTCATCCGCTTCGGCTACTGTTTCCGCTTCGAAGGAAAGGGGGACGACTTCGAGCATATATATCAGGCAAAAGTGGCTGGAAGGTATGACAAGAAGTTGGGGTGCGTTAAAAATATCGAGGCGGAATTGGTTCCCGTCCTGCGTGAGCTGCTCCTCTTCCCGAGGATGACCCTGTACATCGACGCGCCTGCAATAATCGATATGCTGTCGGAGTCCTTCCGGCGCCCCCGCTACGCCGTCGTCCTGGGACGCTCTCAGGACCTCGCCGCATACAGGACGGCCGATGTCATCGAGTTGCGGGAGGATGAAAGCGGATATTTCGAGGACACCCTCCTGCCGTGGTCCTACCGGACACATACCGCGCTGGGGACGGCGGTCCTGATGCCCAGGTTCATCAACCCCGAGGACAGGAGGGAGGTCTCCTGGGAGAGATACATAACACTCAGGCACAGGGTCTTCTACGGGGCCGCGGACGAGGGAGAGGGGGCGAATCACATGATCAGGTACGAAGGAGACGGCCCGCTCTGGGTCGACCCGGAGACGCCCTCGGTGAAAGATATGCGCCGTGCGATAGCGTGGCATACCTTCGTCGACAGGGACCATGGCGCGGAAGGTGTTGAATAGGGTATGGGCCAAGAGCTCGGGAGAAACGCTCGTCGACCATACCCTCAAGGTCCTCTCGGTCTTGAGGCAGATCCGGGAACGGTCGCCTCGACTGGCCGTCGTCTCGGGCGAACCGCGCCTCTGGCACAGGGCGTTCTGGGCCTGCGTACTCCACGACTTCGGCAAGGCGGCCGCCGGGTTCCAGGCATACCTGAGGGGCGAGGCGCCGCCCTGGAAGCATCGACACGAGGTGCTCTCGCTCGCCTTCCTGCAGGCTCTGGATCTGCACGGCGACGACATCCCCTGGATTGCCGCCGGCATAGTCTCTCATCACAAGGATGCGAAGGAGATCGTAGAGGAGAGATACAACATCTCCATAGAGCCCGAGCACCTCGGCATAGAGTCCCTTTGCCGGGAACTTCCGGAGGATGTCCTCGCCTCCCTCATCGAATGGCTCGGGGAGGCCCCGCGCAGGTGGATAGCGGAGAACGGCTTCAGCGATGCGGTCGTCCCTCATTTCCACCCGCAGCCCCCGGCTCGCTTCAGGGCCGGCATGGCAGGTGCCGTCATGGCCGCCTTGAAAGGCTACGATTCGCTGCTTCAGGCCCTTGACGGACTGGAGGCCGCCGCCGCTGAGAACGTCTTCGCCATAATCATGAGAGGGATAATAAGGCAGGCCGATTGTCTCGCATCGGCCGACTCTCCCGAGCTGCAAAGCGCCGTCTTCCCGGACAGGAAGGCATTGAGCGACCGCATAGGCATCTCGGAAGACGAATTGATGGCTCACCAGGAAGGTGCCGCGTCGGCCTCGGGCTCCATAATCCTTTCGGCCCCGACCGGGAGCGGGAAGACCGAGGCGTCGCTGTTATGGGCACGAAGCAGGCAGACACGCCGACCGGCACAGGGACACTTGATATACGTCCTTCCCTATCAGGCGAGCTTGAACGCCTTGAGTAAACGGCTGAGGGGGACCTTCGGTCTCGACGTGGCGCTGATTCACAGCCGAAGCCTTGCCGCCCTCTACCGTGAAGTGTTGAGCGAGGGCCGATCGAGCGGCGATGCCGAGAGACTGGCGCGGAGGGCCGATTCCCTGGCCAGACTTCACCAGCCTCCGGTCTGGTGCACCACGCCGTACCATCTTCTACGGGCGGCCTACAGGCTGCCGGGCTACGAGTCCCTCTGGGCTTCGCTGGCCGGAGCGCTCGTCGTGGTGGATGAAGTTCATGCCTACGAGCCGGGCAGGATGGGGCTGTTCGTGGCCATGCTCGAAGAACTCAGGATGCGATGGGGGGCCGAGCTCTGCATAATGACGGCCACCATGCCTTCCTGGCTGAGGGGGCTTTTGCGCCCTCTCGTCGATGCAGAGGTGTCAGCCGCCCCCGATGTCTTTGGAAGGTTCAGGCGGCACAGGGTGGAACTCGTTGACGGTGATCTGTTCGGAGAGAAGGCTCAGGGGATCATCGGCTCGGAGCTCGCCTCCGGACATTCCGTGCTGGTGGGAGTCAATACAGTCAAGACGGCGCAGAGGCTGTGGGAGGAGCTCGCAGGCGTCATGGGCGACGAGTCGGTCCTGTTGATCCACGGCAGGTATACGTCGCGCGATAGGCTTGCCAGGGAAGGGTTCATCGCAGAACGCCTCGACGCGAGAAAGGGGAGCGGCTCTCCTGTGGTCGTCGTCGCCACGCAGGTAGTCGAGGTGAGCCTCGACCTTGACTTCGACACCATTGTAACCGAGCCGGCTCCGCTCGAGGCGCTGCTGCAAAGGTTCGGCCGCGTCAACAGAAAAGGAAAGAAAGGCGTCGTTCCCGTAAGGGTGCTCGTACGGTCCGTTGATGACGGCGGCGTATACGAGGCCGGTCTTGTCGAGAAGGCCCTCTCCATCTTGTCGGCCAATGACGACAAGGTGATAGACGAAGCGACGGTCGGTGACTGGATAGACGAAATGTACAGAGGGATCGAGGACAGGTTCACAAGCAAGGCACGGGCAAGCATAAAGGAGTTTCGGGAGTCGGCACTCAGGACCTTGAGGGCCTTTCAGAGCAGCGAGGAGATGAGAGACCTCTTCGACGAGCTGTTCGACGGCACGGAAGTTCTGCCCGCCTGCCTCGTCGACGAATTCCGTCACTTGAGGGAGGTTGCGCCGATTGAGGCGAGAAGTCTGCTTGTACCGGTGAGTGCCGCGCAGGCCCGCCGGCACGCAGACTCCATGGAGTGGAACGGCGAGTGGTTTGTCAGGATAATGGACAGGCCCTATGACGGCGACAGGGGGCTGATGCTGTAACCCATAGTTCCTTGCACTGCTGTCCCATTACCTTTTAAAAAGATTCCCTCAGCGCGATAAATCAAAGTCCCTGATAGACCGGGTACTCGGGCGGCGTCCTGGGCGCGGAGGGACGCCCCCCGCTTGCCGGTGAGAGATTTTTGTGCTATTGCTTACTGAGGGAACCTTTTTGTAAAAAGGTTCCCTCAGACTCCCTCCAAAAACTTTCAACGCGAGTTGGTTTCCCCCTGTTTTGCCTGGCAAAACAGGGGGAAACCAACTCGTATTGAAAGTCTTTGAAGGGGGTCTGGGGGAAACTTTCTACAGAAAGTTTCCCCCAGGGTAATTAATCCATGGCCAAGACGGAAGTCGAGAGGATCCATCCTGAGCGCGAGCCCGAGGCGGCGCCGCTGCCGCCGGCCCAGTACAATCTCTTCACCGGAGAGGCCGAGCTCGTAGCGCTTGTCGTGGACGAGGCGCCGGACGACGAGCTCGTCATAGACGATGGCATCAGGATGGTCAGGACGGACGACTCTTCGAGGCTCGTCCTGTCGGGCTACGGCATCTTCCTCTCGAAGAAGAGCGAGCGCATGGTCGTGAGGAAGGGGAAGGACGTGATCTACCAGTTCCCTTTCTTCAGGCTCTGTGACGTCGTCGTGGCCTCGCGTGGCGTGGGCCTGTCGTCGGACCTCATAGAGGAGCTCTGCCGCAGGGGGATCAACCTCTATTTCCTCTCGGGCGGCAGCAAGCCCTACGCCATGCTCACCTCCCCCATGCTCACCGCCACGGTCGAGGCCAGGAGGTGCCAGTTCGACGCCTTGAACGACGCAAGGGGCGTGGAGTTCTCCAAGGCCGTCGTCTACGGCAAGACGACCAATCAGGAGAGGCTTCTCCGCTACTTCGGCAAGTACATAAAGGACGTCGACCCGGAGAGGTACTCAAGGGTCGCCTCCATCGCCGCGGCGCTCAGGGAGCTCAGGGGCAAGGTCCGGCGGGTGAGGGGGGCGAAGATGGACGAGGTGAGGGATACGCTCATGGGCATGGAGGGCACGGCCGGCAGACTCTACTGGGACGGCGTGAAGGAGGTGCTCGCAAACCGCACGGAGTTCATGGGAAGACGCACGCGGGGGGCCGCGGACCCGGCCAACTCGCTCCTCAACTACGGCTACGGCATCCTCTACTCCGTGGTATGGGGGGCGCTTGTCAACGCCGGGCTCGAGCCCTTCGCCGGCTTCCTCCATGTGGACAGGCCCGGCAAGCCCTCGCTCGTGCTCGACCTCGTCGAGGAGTTCCGCCAGCCCGTCGTCGACAGAACGGTCATCGCCCACATCAACCTGGGCCGCGAGATAACGATGGTCGACGGTCTGCTCGACGGCGAGACGCGAAGCGCCGTGGCCGGGAAGATCCTTGCGCGGCTCGACTCGCAGGAGAAGTACGAGGGCAGGCGCTACCGCATAAGCTCCATAATCCAGATACAGGCCCGCAACCTCGCCTCGTTCCTCCGGGGACGCAGGCCCTACAGGCCTTTCACCTTCCGGTGGTGAGCCATGGAGGAATTTAATCATTTCGTCTTCTACGACATAGAGAAGGACGGCGTGCGTCTCAGGGTCTCGGAGACGTGCAAGGACTACGGCCTTGAGCGTATCCAGTTCAGCGGCTTCATGGGGCGGCTGACGAGAAACATGCGCGAGGAGCTCTTCCTGAAGCTGACCGATGCGGTGAAGGAGGGGGCGGGCAAGATACTGATCCTGCCGGTCTGCGACA
This DNA window, taken from Deltaproteobacteria bacterium, encodes the following:
- the cas2 gene encoding CRISPR-associated endonuclease Cas2, translated to MEEFNHFVFYDIEKDGVRLRVSETCKDYGLERIQFSGFMGRLTRNMREELFLKLTDAVKEGAGKILILPVCDKDYRNRLEFAVEPEDGDDSARG
- the cas3 gene encoding CRISPR-associated helicase Cas3'; this encodes MARKVLNRVWAKSSGETLVDHTLKVLSVLRQIRERSPRLAVVSGEPRLWHRAFWACVLHDFGKAAAGFQAYLRGEAPPWKHRHEVLSLAFLQALDLHGDDIPWIAAGIVSHHKDAKEIVEERYNISIEPEHLGIESLCRELPEDVLASLIEWLGEAPRRWIAENGFSDAVVPHFHPQPPARFRAGMAGAVMAALKGYDSLLQALDGLEAAAAENVFAIIMRGIIRQADCLASADSPELQSAVFPDRKALSDRIGISEDELMAHQEGAASASGSIILSAPTGSGKTEASLLWARSRQTRRPAQGHLIYVLPYQASLNALSKRLRGTFGLDVALIHSRSLAALYREVLSEGRSSGDAERLARRADSLARLHQPPVWCTTPYHLLRAAYRLPGYESLWASLAGALVVVDEVHAYEPGRMGLFVAMLEELRMRWGAELCIMTATMPSWLRGLLRPLVDAEVSAAPDVFGRFRRHRVELVDGDLFGEKAQGIIGSELASGHSVLVGVNTVKTAQRLWEELAGVMGDESVLLIHGRYTSRDRLAREGFIAERLDARKGSGSPVVVVATQVVEVSLDLDFDTIVTEPAPLEALLQRFGRVNRKGKKGVVPVRVLVRSVDDGGVYEAGLVEKALSILSANDDKVIDEATVGDWIDEMYRGIEDRFTSKARASIKEFRESALRTLRAFQSSEEMRDLFDELFDGTEVLPACLVDEFRHLREVAPIEARSLLVPVSAAQARRHADSMEWNGEWFVRIMDRPYDGDRGLML
- the cas5b gene encoding type I-B CRISPR-associated protein Cas5 produces the protein MKVLKVELEGLTASFRYPHFLVGRQPTYIMPPPATIYGHICSACGEFVDPGLIRFGYCFRFEGKGDDFEHIYQAKVAGRYDKKLGCVKNIEAELVPVLRELLLFPRMTLYIDAPAIIDMLSESFRRPRYAVVLGRSQDLAAYRTADVIELREDESGYFEDTLLPWSYRTHTALGTAVLMPRFINPEDRREVSWERYITLRHRVFYGAADEGEGANHMIRYEGDGPLWVDPETPSVKDMRRAIAWHTFVDRDHGAEGVE
- the cas1 gene encoding CRISPR-associated endonuclease Cas1 yields the protein MAKTEVERIHPEREPEAAPLPPAQYNLFTGEAELVALVVDEAPDDELVIDDGIRMVRTDDSSRLVLSGYGIFLSKKSERMVVRKGKDVIYQFPFFRLCDVVVASRGVGLSSDLIEELCRRGINLYFLSGGSKPYAMLTSPMLTATVEARRCQFDALNDARGVEFSKAVVYGKTTNQERLLRYFGKYIKDVDPERYSRVASIAAALRELRGKVRRVRGAKMDEVRDTLMGMEGTAGRLYWDGVKEVLANRTEFMGRRTRGAADPANSLLNYGYGILYSVVWGALVNAGLEPFAGFLHVDRPGKPSLVLDLVEEFRQPVVDRTVIAHINLGREITMVDGLLDGETRSAVAGKILARLDSQEKYEGRRYRISSIIQIQARNLASFLRGRRPYRPFTFRW